The sequence aaaatcaaactcggtgagtttcttaTGCATTGTAGCACATGAAGCGGACAAGATAGACATGCTTGGAACTGAATGACACGTATAATGCAATTCCTAATAGGGGAACCACACAAGCACTTTGAAATCAACAAGTTTAAGACTTTAGCAATCTTGGATTGCtttaaaataaatctctttCACCACTGTTATGTAATAAGCTAAAAGCTATATGTGTGAAATGGATTAGTATTTTCTCTAGTGAAGTGATGTGTCCTTGTTTAAGTGTAACAGATGACTGTTCAAAGACTCGGGAAAAGAAATGAGATAGTACTAAAACATCTATCGAGTACGCGATTTCCTATATGGTGTAGATCAAGAATAAAGTTATGGTAAAAAACTTAATCAGTGCCTATATATTAAGTTAAGAATGACCTTTGACACATCTAGATAGAATATCAAGGGTGTTAGAGGACATCTACTATAACTTATTGACTTTGATTATAGAAGAGAATTAGAAGttcaaaacatatttaataaattgagATATATTGCTGAGTGCGGGTCACAAGAAAACATACCACTTTGGAACATGCTCCGTAAACTGTTCATCAGTATCCCGTGTCAGATCCCTGCCCCGCTTTGGTTGCTGGTGGATTTTCAGACCCCTCACTAAAGGTTCTCATCGCATACCTAACTGGGTAGCTATCATGTTAGCCACTGCTGTTGCTAATTCGGATTTGTGCCACCACAGGTTTGGGAGATGTCAAAGCTATGACAGCAAGCTGTCAATTGTAAGTCCATCAAAGTATGGAATAGTTTCAGTGTGATGGTTTGTTATTTCTTTGATTCTCAACATGCTATTATGAGTGCAATGTAAATGATCTTTTAAGGCAGTATACTTATTGTTTAAACTGTATTTTGATGGAATCAAATGCACACAATTCATAGAGTATTTTGTGAATTCTTTATACACTGATTACTGGATGAGAAATGTTTTCAAATATGGTCAAGCAATATTGCAAGTACCAAGACATATAACGAGAAAACACCATAGATGTTATAAAGCATTAGGAATAACAGCCACTCCTATCTCTTTTTTATTCAGAATGTGAGTAGAGATgtgtttgcttgaggttttctGTGAAACATGACTTGTTCGCTTTGTGTTAGTAAACTTGCAAAGTGCATGTGTTGGTATGTccgcttttatttttaaagtataaatcatgaaaatgattcctcttgaattttattttcaagtcttAGTAATTCTTGGTATGCTTGTTTTGTTTcgtcaaaattatatttgttaagtATGACATCATTGCTTATCAATAAAGGATTATGGATTTAGGGTTTACTTCATGCATGCAGATTTAAAGGTCTGTCAGGGGTTAACTACTGATTTTGATGTATATGAGATGCCATGACTCTTTATCTGAAGTATTTAGAGCGAGGATAGATCTTTTTGTGGGTCGAATTCTTCAGCATGCCTAGGTTGCATCTTGCCGAAGCCTCCTgtgtattttagtttttgttttgtctatGAGCTGAGATCTGTATTTCTGGAACAAGTACAGAGCTTCttcttgtctctttttgaagtCAGTGTGCGAACATATACTGGCATAAAGACATGAGCTTCATTGAAGATGATCATAGTGTGAACTTGAGATTTTGGCATGATTTGATTGCCTTAAGTTCTCATTTCTGTTACGAGCTTGGTATTTTTGAAGTTTAGTTTGGAAGCATCTTCCGAATTTGTTTGTTAGTTTGGATCAAGGCATGAAAATGTGCCCACATGTTTGTTGTTCAATCATTATTTTAGTCAAATAGGTGGCCTGGTTTTCGTGCAAGTGCTTTTTGTGGTTGAATGCCTTTTGATATGCTTTTTAACGATCAACTTAATGATATAAAGCTGCTATTTCAGCTTTTAAAGAGCTCGTGACTCATTGTGACAAGGAACATAAGCTCAGATCATCACTTTGCTGCGGCAAGGTAATAAAATCATCAGCTTCGCTAGGCCAATTCTACCAATGTTTTCACCAGGTAACCTTTCTCATGTGCTTCAGCTAATAGTATTAGCCACTGTTTCTCTGATCTAATGAcattttattgttgattttaattattaattcataAACCGTTTTTCTGATCCAATGATCTTTGATTGttaattttcattattaattCATATCAGAATCGTACCCTCATCAGATTCATTTCCCTAGAGTTCCTCCTGGTAATTCATGTTCTCAAGAGATGATCAAAACTTTgatgtataataaaaataatgaaaatgccATCCTTCACAAAGCCACAGGAATGCCATCCTTCACAAAGCCGCAGGAGCCCACCTgcaattctctctcttttttcaacaAGAGGATAGATTTGAAACGATGAAAAAGAGAGCTAAGATGAACATTAGACACATGTTTTGATTTAGAGAAACCCGTGGACTTTCAACAATTCCTCCATTTAAAGAACCTGAAGCTTTGGACATTGAGAAGCAGGTCCAACATTCTCCTGTTTTTAAATCTCTTCAGTCTTCGTTATTGTTTCCTCAAGAATCTGTGCTTCGTCCTCTTTGTCCAGAGCAATTTCTCCACAGGGATTAGATATCAAGCTTTGTTCCGCAAAAGGCGCCTCCTCGCACTCTAAGTAAGAGGTATggttcaataaatatttttcgttCGGTAGTCTAAAAACATCTTTCTTTCCAGTAACCGTTATTTTTTAAGGCTTTTAATAACGAAactattcttttaatatattaataatcaaatgattttatttggtttcttttgaaggaaaaacaatatttaaaacatgGAATATAATTATAGCTactgattattttaattaattatcttataatttaaaaatttatgacgCTCCAAACCAGCTTTGGCCAGTACTGTTCGACAACTAAAcgcaagaaaaaggaaaagcgTACGGTAGTGTTcgactgtaattttttttcttcatgttttattatttttatattaacatattaaaacaatataaaaatattaattttaaataaatttttttaaaaaatttaatgaaatgcTGTAAAAACACGGTTTGTAAATGGTTTATTTGAGAATGTGGTTTATTTGGGAATGTggttatacttgttttttaaaatgatttgtaattgaaaatatattaaaataatatatttttaatttttaaaaattatttttaatattagtatcaaatgatctaaaattataaaaaaatatatattaatttaaaataaaaataaaataaaactattttaattttttaaaaatgttttttttttaaaaaaaaaaaaaaaaacagaaactaaaCATACTGATTTTAGCTTTTCCCCGGCCTTTCGTGATGCGATGGCTTTCCAAAGTCAGATTAAGACTTACATCCACGCACATTTTATTATTGGATACACTGGTGGATTTATGGTTTTACAGTTTCAAAAATAATCAATAGTatcttttctataatttttaaatagctaaataacttaattacctttaacttaaaaaaaaaagttgttgatcAAGTgtatttggatttatttattttttaaaatacagtgaAACATCAACTTTACCCTTGcaatgaaggaaaaataaaccATGGACCTAACatctttttggtgttttcaaacAGGTTTTATGGTTAATCTATGAAACATGGAGGgtaattttgatcattttagcctatattattactttttaaaacagTAAAGTTGTGGTCATGTGATTACAATATGCTAGCTCATGAGAGATGTACATACCCTTCAAGTAAAGCGTATGATGACACATATATTCGGTAGTGAAGTTGTTTGTTGCCagtagactttttttttctcacctatccaaaaaaatatataagtttgttcttttttgttttgatttttaattttatttcttatttttttatttataacttttcttttcagtCCTTTTATACTAGGTCAATTGCTCCCCTATTATTTTTTGGAACTCGGCCCTAGAACGCACAAAAGATTACATGTTTTAAAACTATCGTATtaggttatattttaaaatagtgaTATGTTAGATTATCCCAATCTCATTATATATAGACCATAATTTTTGTAGGCTAACTCACATGTTTATCATACAACCTTAAATTTACTtgggttaatttataattttttttttatccaattacaTACttccataagttttttttttccaggctatcatggttataaaaaaaaataaaaaaattatttactattattgtcaaattttttaatcatcttttattttttataattaattttattcaattatagcattcaatattaagtttgttaaaaattaaactttgctatttttatattctttttttttttctataaaataattttaatctcatatatcaaattacaagtttaacaattaatttaagttaaccaaaaaaaaacctccacATCCCATCTTTATGACCTTCAACCAGCCTAGACCTTCAATCCAACGCTTCACATAGCAGGAATGCAGAACGTCAACTATGACATGATCACAAGAAGCGTTGCGAAGCATTGAAAAAGGCCCTACTAACCTTTGACCACCCATGGgaaaaaatcttttcaaaaagGTCCTGAACTCAATTCGATCATGGTAGAAAAAGCTTCAAAGCATGCTAAATCCCCAAGAACTCAACTCAAGAAAGCCAACCACTTGCAAGTACTAAGAACTTAAGTTTGTTTATGAATATACCATTTCTCTTATGACTTCAGTTCTTATTACAACTCAATAATTCATATTACTGTGCACAGATTATCACTAGGACAATACAGCACTACTGCTTCCATTTGACACATTCCTAACCTACTTCAGTTATAATTAGGAGACTCAATAGGGACATTTACAAATCAATTTCAGCATCTAATCAAAGAGGATAACCCGAGGTTGGCTCAAGAATCTGTAGGCAAGAAAGTGTCACCATCCAATAATGTTTCGAGATTGATCAGGTCATCAAACTCGACCATCGCTTCTGAATTGTTGGCCCATTCGTACATAGCCTGCAAGATATACAAATCATAAAACCAATCAGATTATCAAAAATGCGTTTGCTGCATCCCCTTGAAAGCTAATGGTTGCCAGTCATTAAAGCCTTGCATTAAAGAAGGTTTCAATTAGAGATAATTCCTAGGTTACAAAACTACCAATTCAGAAATTTTGAACATTTTCCCACTGATTTACATGTCCACAATTCATTTGAATCTTACTCTGCAGACTGTATGTGGGCTCGAAATTCAAATCATCTCCCATGGTCCCCAACCTAGTTTGCTTACCATCAACTGTTTAAGATATTTCTACCAGTAAAACCCTGACTTGGCATAATATACTGAAGAGAAGTTGTTTTAGTGAAACAACTACCCTTCACTGTTGTCTCTAATGCAAACAACTGTCAGGCAACTGcaaggaaaacaaataaaataacaatccgTTACCTTGGTCTCTTGGATCTCAGCAACAACATTGCGCAGCCTGTGATATTGTTCTCTTGCCTCCGGATGCTGATGCATGGATTTCACCCTTGCAAGGGCTATTTGTGATCTTTCTTCTGTTTGCTTTCTGCCTTCTTTAAGGAAATCATCATCGTCATCCTTTGAAGAAACAACTTGCATGCCAGAACCCTCAGTAAGTGCTTCAGATTTGAAGCCACGCAAACCACTTCCTTTTCGTCTCCAACGCAAGATAATTTTATCCAAAATGCCAACAGACCAGATTATCTTCCTATAGTTTTTCCTGACCTGGTGGCCTCGTACATGGGCCTTCACAATAAAGCAATTAGAGGTTAGTTGTCAAGAGTTCTATGCTTCATGCAAGGAAATAACTTGTAAGAGAAAGTTGATTGTACACGGAattctaaaataagaaaatagaaaCTACAAAATAAAGGGGGCAAGAGCAATAAATGCACCTGAATTTTAacaattcgctgccgaattatCAAAAATTCTTTTCTACCCTTCCAACCGCGGAACTTGTTCTGAATTCGTATTGCCGCATGAACTGGCTCATCATATTGTCCTGCCTTTTGTGACTTGACTGCTATAAGCGAAAGAGCACGCTCATGTGACATTCCAAATTCATCATCACCGTACTCTTTTAACTGCTTCTTTTGGAAGGACTGAACTCTGAAAACTTGATGAATACGAGCAGCAGCTTGAGTAGCATTACAAACAGCAGCTAACGAATCCTTCAGGGACAGTCCAATTGGTATGTCAGCATCTTTGACTCGAGTTTCATTACAGTCTGAAACTGTCAGTGATGCTGGTATTCCAGAACTTTCAGCAGCATCACCATCCTGCTTTTCCAAATTCAGAGAAGATAGGTGGGCACTCAAAGCAGATTCAGCAAGAAAGCCGGAAATCCCTTTGTGTCCATTAGCAGAAGCTAAGTCAGCAGGTGTTCTGCCTGTGGGATATTTGGGAGTTGGATCTGTTAATGCTCCAGGAGCAGCGCCGAGATGGATTAGGGAAGCAACTGTTCGCTCTCTGATATTTGAGCCAAAGTACAATAAATGAGTACTAATTCAATAAGCATTTTGAAAAAGGTAACCGGCAAGAAGTTGTAAGAGCCAATAACTGTGGATGTAACTAGATCCCAGCTAGGTTTAAAGCTAGAATTGATGCCACTATAATTAATAATAGCATGCTGTCATTTGCAACATGATATTTGGTGATATCCTAACATCACCAGTAATATATACCCCTGTGCATTCTAGGAGGTTTGCTGCCCAGTTTATATGAAGGTGGCTTGTTACCCTAGTTAACATTTTTCAGTAGCTTATTTGGTTTTAATATGGTACATTCATCAAGAATTCCTGTGTCCAACAAACTATCATGGTATAGTACCCCATGTTAATCCCCAGCTTGGAACATGAAGTGCTGAGAATGGAAAGGAAGACAAggaaatgaataaaaaactCATTTCTCTCACCTGCCATAAGATGCTGCCCAATGAAGTGCAGTCCACCCATTAACATCGCGGAAATTGACACTTACACCAGCAACTATTGTAGGTTCCAGGGCCCATTCATAGCCAAGAGCAGCTGCAAAATGTAGCACCCCTTGGCCACCCTCATCTAATACACTAGGGCCTTTTCCGCCTTCAGCTACCTTCTGCAAAAGCCATTCATGTAACTGTTCCTTCAGTGCCTTTTGAAGAAGCTGATCCTTTAGTTTTTCTGAGGAAAATCCCTCCAGTGAAGTAAGCTTTAGCATCTGGTCCCATGTTTCATTGCCCTCTTTCAGCAATGAACTGATTTTACTGCTCAATTGGGAAATCTCATCAACATCACTGGAGTCATATTTTGAAGGGAAGGCAGAGCTCAAAGACAACAGTTGTGCTAATCGCATATGAAGATCCTCAGTAGCAATGTTAATATAGTTATAGGTAATATCTTGGACATGGCTAAGTTGATATTCAAATTCGCGCACTTCACTACATGCTACCCTATTCGAACATGTAACGTAAAAAGGAACCCTTCCAGCCTTATGCGAAGGAGTAGTGCAACGAAGAATACCATCAGCTATAATCTCTGCTGGAACTTCAACTTCTCCAAACATAATTGACCATTTAAAGTTTTCTGCTTCTTCTCGGTTCTTCAAGAATCTTCCCATGACTAGGACCTGTATAAATTGtacaacaaatgaaaaggagaacattattatattaaaatgaagtcATTTATGAAACTCCAGCGAGGAGTGGTAGCTCAGCTTAGAAATCTCAGGATTCCATTCTATACTTCAGTACCTTGATCTCTGTGCCTGCATATGCCCAGTTGGGCGAGAAATCAATAATGCTAAAGAGCTGGTCCTGTGAGAGAGAAGGACCAAGCGTATATGTGTCCAGGTGTCCTTGTGAGGGATTGTCATTTTCACTTTCAGCTGTAATCCAGTATGTCCCAGAACTGGATTGCAAATGTGGCTGATCTACATCTTCAAGTTC is a genomic window of Populus alba chromosome 5, ASM523922v2, whole genome shotgun sequence containing:
- the LOC118031543 gene encoding calmodulin-binding transcription activator 3; amino-acid sequence: MADSRRYPLGNQLDIQQILVEAQNRWLRPAEIVEILSNYQRFRIAPEPAHMPPSGSLFLFDRKVLRYFRKDGHNWRKKKDGKTVKEAHERLKSGSVDVLHCYYAHGEDNENFQRRSYWMLEEELSHIVLVHYREVKGTRTNFNRIKEYEEPIPYSQESEDMMPNSEMDTSVSSSFHSNGYQVPTRTTDSTSMNSALASEYEDAESGYNNQASSRFHSFLEVQRPAMEKMDTGASIPYDHMPFSSGYQGKMPAVPVMEFISPAQVDTAKDTIGTEPASEPQKIFDLPSWEDVLENCSRGIESVPFQTTLLSQVDTVGVIPKQEDILEKLLANSFDKRQGMVGVIPKQEDILEKFLTNSFDTSQDIGSHLLDQEAWQTIEGGYSHRPKWSLDQKLHLDSDLTARFHDQQLDSGDFINTLEPFCAQENDNHVQNDLQIQPANSDHGMNLEGKSIYSTSVKQHILDDSRTEGLKKLDSFTRWMSKELEDVDQPHLQSSSGTYWITAESENDNPSQGHLDTYTLGPSLSQDQLFSIIDFSPNWAYAGTEIKVLVMGRFLKNREEAENFKWSIMFGEVEVPAEIIADGILRCTTPSHKAGRVPFYVTCSNRVACSEVREFEYQLSHVQDITYNYINIATEDLHMRLAQLLSLSSAFPSKYDSSDVDEISQLSSKISSLLKEGNETWDQMLKLTSLEGFSSEKLKDQLLQKALKEQLHEWLLQKVAEGGKGPSVLDEGGQGVLHFAAALGYEWALEPTIVAGVSVNFRDVNGWTALHWAASYGRERTVASLIHLGAAPGALTDPTPKYPTGRTPADLASANGHKGISGFLAESALSAHLSSLNLEKQDGDAAESSGIPASLTVSDCNETRVKDADIPIGLSLKDSLAAVCNATQAAARIHQVFRVQSFQKKQLKEYGDDEFGMSHERALSLIAVKSQKAGQYDEPVHAAIRIQNKFRGWKGRKEFLIIRQRIVKIQAHVRGHQVRKNYRKIIWSVGILDKIILRWRRKGSGLRGFKSEALTEGSGMQVVSSKDDDDDFLKEGRKQTEERSQIALARVKSMHQHPEAREQYHRLRNVVAEIQETKAMYEWANNSEAMVEFDDLINLETLLDGDTFLPTDS